A single window of Anaerocolumna chitinilytica DNA harbors:
- a CDS encoding polysaccharide deacetylase family protein, with product MAGMFMRFPQGKAKALTLSYDDGVEQDIRLIDIMNHHGLKGTFNLNSGEYASEGTLYPKGHIHRRMTKDQATALYTDCGNEVAVHGLTHPFLEQLPENMVMWEVMKDRNNLETQFHTIIRGMAYPFGTYNDMVVGCLEKAGIVYARTVISNHNFKLPQNWLRLETTCHHNDPELMPLSKKFVEQAPQREAWLFYLWGHSYEFDKHDNWQVIEEFAAYVGDREDIWYATNIQIYDYIQAFGRLEFSADGMQAFNPTFTDLYFKKDEKLYCVSPGEKLDII from the coding sequence ATGGCAGGAATGTTTATGCGTTTTCCGCAAGGAAAAGCAAAAGCACTGACGTTAAGTTACGACGACGGAGTAGAGCAGGATATACGGCTCATAGATATTATGAATCACCACGGTCTTAAAGGAACCTTCAATCTTAACAGCGGTGAATATGCCTCAGAAGGTACGTTATACCCCAAGGGACATATTCATCGCAGAATGACGAAGGATCAGGCCACTGCACTTTATACTGATTGCGGTAATGAAGTAGCGGTACATGGGCTGACTCATCCATTCCTAGAACAACTACCCGAAAATATGGTTATGTGGGAGGTAATGAAAGATCGAAATAATCTGGAAACCCAGTTCCATACAATAATTCGTGGTATGGCCTATCCCTTTGGAACCTATAACGATATGGTTGTAGGTTGTTTGGAAAAAGCGGGAATTGTGTATGCAAGAACGGTTATATCCAACCATAATTTTAAGCTCCCCCAGAATTGGCTTCGACTGGAAACAACCTGTCATCACAATGACCCGGAGTTGATGCCCCTTTCCAAAAAGTTTGTGGAGCAGGCACCTCAGCGGGAAGCCTGGCTCTTTTATCTCTGGGGACACAGCTATGAGTTTGACAAACACGACAATTGGCAGGTGATTGAGGAGTTTGCTGCATATGTAGGTGACCGTGAGGACATCTGGTATGCTACAAATATTCAAATCTATGATTATATACAGGCTTTTGGAAGACTGGAATTCTCAGCAGATGGAATGCAGGCATTCAATCCAACATTCACGGATCTTTATTTTAAAAAAGATGAAAAGCTTTACTGCGTATCACCCGGAGAGAAATTAGATATCATCTGA
- a CDS encoding PhoH family protein yields MTKTYVLDTNVLIQSPYALLSFEENKVVLPIAVLEELDKLKNEEGERGANARQSIRYLEQLRQTGNLFEGVSLNKGGLLKIEANFVHVDLPFGFISDSNDNRILKVCKGLAEQGECVILVTKDILVRLKSQKIGIIAEDFTTEQSPQLGDQYSGRLDVFTSDKAMSEFKKKGISIDQIYLPATNPSHNEDASFRQKVKPINNQFFIIHSETNAKKTLLGRYNGKLILPLKNLKEEPFGVKPANVGQKFLQEALLLEAETAPLVIVKGPAGTAKTFYSLAVGLDQIFNTDKKHYRRILITRPNVQFDDDIGFLPGTEQEKIAPFLRPIIDNLEILVDRNENERYKNEKELKGKIDELFSRGIIMAEAMNFIRGRSITHTYLIIDEAQNLTPKQVKGIVTRVGKGTKVILLGDPGQIDHPLLDERTNGLSYVSEKMKGSPLCYQITMLTEECERSALALDAATRM; encoded by the coding sequence ATGACAAAAACTTATGTTTTAGACACGAATGTTTTGATTCAATCTCCTTATGCTCTGCTTTCATTTGAAGAAAACAAGGTGGTATTGCCCATCGCTGTATTAGAAGAATTAGATAAATTAAAGAATGAAGAAGGTGAGCGCGGGGCCAATGCCAGACAATCTATCCGCTATCTGGAGCAGTTAAGGCAAACCGGCAATCTTTTTGAAGGAGTTTCCTTAAATAAGGGTGGCCTTCTTAAAATAGAAGCTAATTTCGTACATGTGGACCTTCCCTTTGGTTTTATATCCGATTCCAATGATAATCGAATACTAAAGGTATGTAAAGGACTTGCAGAACAGGGAGAATGTGTAATACTTGTTACGAAAGACATCCTTGTGCGCTTGAAATCCCAAAAAATCGGCATTATCGCTGAGGATTTCACCACTGAACAATCTCCTCAACTTGGAGATCAATATTCAGGCCGGTTGGATGTATTCACTTCTGATAAAGCTATGAGTGAATTTAAGAAAAAGGGAATTTCCATAGATCAGATATATCTTCCTGCAACGAATCCCTCCCATAATGAGGATGCCTCCTTCAGGCAAAAGGTTAAACCTATAAATAATCAATTTTTTATTATACATTCTGAGACCAATGCGAAAAAAACACTTCTTGGCAGGTATAACGGCAAGCTTATCCTTCCCCTCAAAAATCTGAAAGAGGAACCTTTCGGTGTTAAGCCTGCCAATGTTGGTCAAAAATTTCTTCAAGAAGCACTGTTGTTGGAAGCGGAGACCGCTCCTCTGGTTATTGTCAAAGGCCCTGCAGGTACAGCTAAGACTTTCTATTCCCTTGCGGTAGGTCTTGATCAAATATTTAACACCGATAAGAAGCACTACCGCAGAATCTTAATTACAAGACCCAATGTTCAATTTGATGATGATATCGGTTTTCTGCCCGGAACAGAGCAGGAAAAGATCGCGCCTTTTCTAAGACCCATCATTGATAATCTGGAAATCCTGGTCGACAGAAACGAGAATGAGCGATATAAGAATGAAAAAGAGTTAAAAGGCAAGATAGACGAATTGTTTTCCCGGGGTATCATAATGGCGGAGGCTATGAATTTCATCCGTGGCCGCTCTATTACCCATACTTATCTGATAATCGACGAAGCTCAGAATCTGACACCGAAGCAGGTAAAAGGTATCGTAACCCGAGTCGGAAAGGGTACCAAAGTCATTCTTCTTGGTGATCCCGGGCAAATCGATCATCCTCTCCTTGATGAACGTACCAACGGACTTAGTTATGTATCCGAGAAAATGAAAGGAAGTCCTCTTTGCTATCAAATCACCATGCTGACAGAGGAATGTGAACGGTCAGCTCTAGCTTTGGATGCCGCTACGCGCATGTAA
- a CDS encoding MBL fold metallo-hydrolase, translated as MYWKKNMGPLDMSKFHDVLIEDEDGGLQPKDMPYFKAKLIAPGTWQVLSDGDYTYVVEGEDELIAIDSGMGAGNIREFCQTLSEKPLYRLFNTHNHFDHTANNFLFDVVYMSQKSYEGRCQPFGDFEGMEIPDDYPVVFLKDGDVINLKGRELEVFHIEEHCSGSLQFLDRKARILFCGDELNGNFFDSRISVEHSFRNVKRWMSIRDSYDILCAGNGIHDGSYVERYYETLKYILNGHENEGEEFYVPYMDSRASVNSKEGKPVYPRRSPNMDFVAEAMKAEGFGKHLELTDGRGCFCFMRKLNPDGIFDRQLEMNGCRVCYYLNRIWDK; from the coding sequence ATGTATTGGAAAAAGAATATGGGGCCTTTGGATATGTCTAAGTTTCATGATGTTCTGATTGAGGATGAGGATGGAGGTCTACAGCCTAAGGATATGCCTTATTTTAAGGCCAAATTAATTGCACCGGGAACATGGCAGGTACTCAGTGACGGTGATTATACTTATGTAGTGGAAGGAGAGGACGAGCTGATTGCCATTGACAGTGGTATGGGTGCGGGAAACATTCGAGAATTCTGTCAGACTTTATCCGAAAAGCCTTTGTACCGTCTTTTTAACACACATAATCACTTTGACCATACCGCTAATAACTTTTTATTTGATGTTGTGTACATGTCACAGAAGAGTTATGAAGGCAGATGCCAGCCTTTCGGAGATTTCGAAGGCATGGAGATTCCGGATGACTATCCTGTTGTTTTCTTAAAGGATGGGGATGTTATTAACCTCAAAGGACGTGAATTGGAGGTCTTTCATATAGAAGAGCACTGCAGCGGCTCTCTTCAGTTTCTGGATCGAAAGGCACGTATTTTGTTCTGTGGCGACGAGTTGAACGGAAACTTCTTTGACAGCAGGATTTCGGTAGAACATTCATTCCGCAATGTCAAACGCTGGATGTCCATTCGAGATTCCTATGATATCCTCTGTGCCGGTAACGGCATTCATGATGGGAGCTATGTTGAAAGATATTATGAAACGCTGAAGTATATTCTTAACGGTCATGAGAATGAGGGGGAGGAATTCTATGTTCCTTATATGGATTCAAGAGCATCTGTTAATAGTAAGGAAGGTAAGCCGGTTTATCCACGACGCAGCCCCAATATGGATTTTGTGGCTGAGGCTATGAAGGCGGAGGGTTTCGGGAAACATCTTGAGCTTACCGATGGCAGAGGTTGTTTTTGTTTCATGAGAAAGCTAAACCCGGACGGAATCTTTGACAGACAATTAGAGATGAATGGCTGCAGGGTATGTTACTACCTTAATAGAATTTGGGATAAATAG
- a CDS encoding MarR family winged helix-turn-helix transcriptional regulator: MDENTIIHKLLDVFQYKNEYQLQTSNNQPQDMYVLERIYLNEKVLVKDLSKQYCIPPSTLTGIIDRLEKKKLIERLRTNIDRRAIELVVTPDGKIIVEKHIEEDLLFSKNFFNTLEQNKKENLKELLSELLNSINKESLFSSDNR, from the coding sequence TTGGATGAAAATACTATAATCCATAAACTCTTGGATGTTTTTCAATATAAAAACGAGTACCAGCTTCAAACCTCAAACAACCAACCTCAGGATATGTATGTATTAGAAAGAATATATCTCAACGAAAAAGTGTTAGTCAAAGACCTTTCAAAACAGTACTGCATTCCCCCTTCCACTCTCACTGGGATTATTGACCGGCTGGAAAAGAAAAAACTTATTGAAAGACTTAGGACAAATATTGATAGGCGAGCTATTGAGCTTGTTGTCACACCGGATGGGAAAATAATAGTAGAGAAGCATATAGAAGAAGATTTGCTATTTTCAAAAAATTTTTTTAATACTTTGGAACAGAATAAAAAAGAGAATCTTAAAGAACTTCTTTCAGAATTATTAAATAGCATCAACAAAGAATCTCTATTTTCTTCTGACAACAGATAA
- a CDS encoding SDR family oxidoreductase, with protein MNIKKVAVVTGGNSGMGKATVAALADKGYSVVMAVRSSERGEAARKELLEIKQQRDIKVMQCDLGSMESVRNFTEEFKDNYSSLDVLVNNAGVISLSRRETVDGLEEQFGVNHIGHFLLTLGLLSCMKKGSRIINVASGAHKIGKIHFDDYNLTKGFKPFYVIRAYGQSKLANILFTRELAERLRDREIMVNCCHPGAVATSIGVDRNTGFGKGITSCLKPFFLSPEEGAKTAVYLATEAMGGMVTGKYFYRNQMAKTSKAAKSRKMARELFELSENITGVSFEDATKR; from the coding sequence ATGAATATAAAAAAAGTAGCAGTAGTTACAGGCGGAAATTCCGGCATGGGAAAAGCAACAGTAGCTGCACTTGCCGATAAGGGCTATAGTGTTGTAATGGCAGTCAGAAGCAGTGAAAGAGGAGAGGCAGCAAGAAAAGAACTTCTTGAGATAAAGCAGCAAAGAGATATCAAGGTTATGCAGTGTGATTTGGGTTCCATGGAAAGTGTCAGAAATTTTACAGAAGAGTTTAAGGATAATTATTCTTCCCTTGATGTATTGGTAAACAATGCAGGAGTTATCTCATTAAGCAGAAGAGAGACGGTGGATGGTTTGGAGGAGCAATTTGGAGTAAATCACATAGGGCATTTTCTCTTGACTCTTGGACTCTTAAGCTGTATGAAGAAAGGAAGCCGGATTATTAATGTTGCTTCCGGTGCACATAAGATAGGAAAGATACATTTTGATGACTATAATCTGACCAAGGGTTTTAAGCCTTTCTATGTAATAAGAGCTTATGGGCAATCAAAACTTGCCAATATCTTATTCACCAGAGAACTGGCAGAACGATTACGGGACAGAGAAATCATGGTGAATTGCTGCCATCCAGGTGCAGTGGCAACTTCGATAGGTGTAGATAGAAATACTGGGTTTGGTAAAGGGATAACTTCATGTTTAAAGCCTTTCTTCTTAAGTCCGGAAGAAGGTGCGAAGACAGCGGTATATTTGGCCACGGAAGCGATGGGAGGAATGGTTACCGGGAAATATTTCTACCGTAATCAGATGGCAAAGACCTCAAAGGCAGCAAAGAGTAGAAAGATGGCAAGAGAACTCTTCGAGTTAAGTGAAAATATTACGGGAGTAAGCTTTGAAGATGCAACTAAAAGATAG
- a CDS encoding ABC transporter ATP-binding protein has protein sequence MSLLEFQNVSFESDNKSILKNISVDIEEGDFFSIVGPSGSGKSTFLKLCSHLISPIKGTISYKNKNIFDYNPTELRKNIVYCFQSPYLFGDTVIENINFPFTIRNIKPNQKRIDELFSMFHMDGDYLHKDIINLSGGEKQRISLIRSLLFMPEILLLDEITSALDVDNAVIVENVISALNNNGTTVLWITHNLEQSRKYANKLLLIESGEIKSLEVLK, from the coding sequence TTGTCATTACTTGAATTTCAAAACGTTTCATTTGAAAGTGACAACAAATCTATTCTAAAAAATATATCGGTAGATATTGAAGAAGGCGATTTTTTTTCAATCGTTGGCCCGTCTGGCAGCGGTAAAAGTACATTTCTTAAGCTTTGCAGTCACTTAATCAGCCCTATAAAAGGAACTATATCTTATAAAAATAAAAATATTTTCGATTACAATCCTACAGAATTGAGAAAAAATATAGTTTACTGTTTTCAATCTCCTTATCTTTTCGGAGATACAGTGATTGAAAATATTAATTTTCCTTTTACTATAAGAAACATCAAGCCCAACCAAAAGAGAATAGATGAATTGTTTTCCATGTTTCATATGGATGGAGATTATCTGCACAAAGATATCATAAACCTTTCCGGTGGTGAAAAACAAAGAATATCACTAATAAGAAGCTTACTATTTATGCCCGAAATTTTGCTTCTAGATGAAATCACTTCAGCTCTTGATGTGGATAATGCCGTAATAGTTGAAAATGTTATATCGGCTCTAAATAATAATGGTACTACTGTTTTATGGATCACCCATAACCTTGAACAAAGCAGGAAATATGCAAATAAATTATTGTTGATAGAATCTGGTGAAATTAAATCATTGGAGGTATTAAAATGA
- a CDS encoding nucleoside hydrolase-like domain-containing protein, with amino-acid sequence MNKIKPRAIITTDLECDDMNSLIHLCLYLNEIDIDGIVYTASQFHFNGDGIHTLGEVNTNYRCQGEAAYKTHIGYPHPDPEAKSLKSYRPFEAGWIESLWKKEYALAYPYLLKHNPDYPSPERLLSITKYGNIAFEGDVREDTEGSNLIKEAILDKDERILYLLSWGGVNTIVRALLSIADEYKSTDQWEKIYKLVCRKVRILGVFDGVGQDNSYEDHAKALYPDIKILNTDFMYGSFMASISEQGDCIETFRSEWLKKNIKYGHGDLMSKYGLFGDGTYFEGEPEIFQYGTQLSLNWGFDAIPNVIFNPYDFLGEGDSGTYVLLFDVGLRGLENGNYGTLLGRVFESGNRPQKGYNYFTGDVGNPNRFLRAYQEEWAARADWCVKPFEECNHPPIVSVKKGDITAAAGEVVLLEGNASDPDGDSLKSCWFVYHQGSNYSGIATDLRVWEPMHFCTRFTVPKDAKPGDYFNLILEVQDDAKKPITRYAQVIINVKEGEAEKMK; translated from the coding sequence ATGAATAAAATAAAACCAAGAGCAATTATAACGACGGATTTGGAATGTGATGATATGAACTCACTAATCCATCTTTGTCTTTATCTGAATGAAATCGACATAGATGGTATTGTATATACCGCATCCCAGTTCCATTTTAATGGTGACGGAATACATACCCTTGGGGAAGTAAATACGAACTACCGCTGCCAGGGGGAAGCCGCATACAAGACTCATATCGGGTATCCTCATCCGGACCCGGAAGCCAAAAGTTTAAAGAGCTATCGTCCCTTCGAGGCTGGCTGGATAGAATCACTCTGGAAGAAGGAATATGCCCTTGCCTATCCATACTTACTGAAACATAACCCGGACTATCCTTCTCCTGAAAGATTATTAAGCATTACAAAGTATGGAAATATCGCCTTTGAAGGTGACGTCAGAGAAGATACGGAGGGATCTAACCTCATTAAAGAAGCTATTTTGGATAAGGATGAAAGAATACTCTACCTGCTTTCCTGGGGTGGTGTAAATACAATTGTTCGTGCCTTATTATCAATAGCAGATGAATATAAAAGTACGGACCAGTGGGAGAAGATCTATAAGTTAGTGTGCCGTAAGGTTAGAATTCTGGGCGTTTTTGATGGTGTCGGACAGGATAATAGTTACGAAGACCACGCAAAGGCGCTATACCCGGATATTAAAATACTGAATACGGATTTTATGTACGGTAGTTTTATGGCTTCCATAAGTGAGCAAGGGGATTGTATTGAAACCTTTCGCAGTGAGTGGCTGAAGAAAAATATAAAATACGGTCATGGGGATTTGATGTCTAAGTACGGTCTTTTTGGGGATGGAACTTACTTTGAGGGGGAACCGGAGATTTTTCAATATGGCACTCAGCTATCCTTAAACTGGGGATTTGACGCAATACCTAATGTGATTTTTAATCCCTATGACTTTCTGGGAGAGGGAGACAGCGGGACCTATGTGCTGCTGTTTGATGTTGGGTTAAGAGGACTAGAAAATGGGAACTATGGAACACTGCTGGGACGTGTTTTTGAAAGTGGTAACAGGCCGCAGAAGGGATACAACTACTTTACCGGAGATGTAGGCAACCCCAACCGGTTCCTGCGTGCATATCAGGAGGAATGGGCAGCCCGTGCCGATTGGTGTGTCAAACCCTTTGAAGAATGCAATCACCCCCCTATTGTCAGTGTGAAAAAAGGGGATATAACCGCTGCAGCCGGTGAAGTTGTTTTACTTGAGGGAAACGCTTCGGATCCGGATGGGGATTCTTTAAAATCATGTTGGTTTGTATATCATCAAGGCAGTAATTATTCCGGAATAGCAACGGATCTGCGTGTATGGGAACCGATGCATTTTTGTACTCGCTTTACAGTTCCAAAGGATGCCAAACCTGGTGATTATTTTAACTTAATCTTAGAAGTTCAGGATGATGCAAAAAAACCGATTACCCGTTATGCACAGGTAATTATTAACGTGAAAGAAGGAGAAGCTGAGAAAATGAAATAG
- a CDS encoding FAD-dependent oxidoreductase has translation MSKKAISKKYDIVIVGGGMSGVCAAISAARHNAKTALIQNRPVLGGNASSEIRMHICGADSHGKRPDSRETGIIEELLLENRKRNPQHSFSIFDTVLWEKCRFQEGLDLYLNTHMTEVITEKDKIKKITANQLTTEKIFDIEANIFVDATGDGTLSYLAGAGYMCGREGKSVFGERFAPYESDSVTMGNTLLFKAVDFGKSVPFEKPFWANSYTEEDLKFRDHDEITYGYWWIELGGDSLDIVADGEVIRDDLLKAVYGVWDHIKNNGDHKADNFVLDWVGFLPGKRESRRIIGDYILKEPDLLEGRIFEDAVAYGGWPMDMHVAGGLKTKLQPTDYIHLDKIYTIPYRSLYSKDIKNLMLAGRAISSSHMAFGSNRVMATCSVVGQAVGTAGAIAIEKGLSPAEVSLYIKELQQKLIKDDCYIPGFKNEDESDIAKTAIISCSSAIEEGNCENVINGISRKVKEQSNCWISEEIASGGEWLSLVFNSAVNVKEIHLKFDSNLSKEIMLSMSHRTNLNQVPGIPPELVKDYEINYYLNGKKIYTEKVSDNYYRLKIHKLENPLECDKITVKVLATNGDKYARIFEIRVY, from the coding sequence ATGAGTAAAAAGGCAATCTCTAAAAAATATGACATCGTAATCGTAGGAGGTGGAATGTCAGGAGTATGTGCGGCAATATCAGCTGCCAGACACAATGCAAAAACCGCATTAATTCAAAACCGGCCTGTGCTGGGAGGAAATGCAAGCTCAGAAATCAGAATGCATATATGCGGCGCAGATTCCCATGGCAAGAGACCAGATTCAAGAGAAACCGGAATTATAGAAGAATTATTGCTTGAAAATAGGAAAAGGAATCCTCAGCACTCCTTCTCAATTTTTGATACAGTTTTATGGGAAAAGTGCCGTTTTCAGGAAGGGCTTGACCTTTATCTTAATACTCATATGACAGAAGTCATTACAGAAAAGGATAAGATAAAGAAAATAACAGCCAATCAGCTTACCACTGAGAAGATTTTTGATATAGAAGCCAACATATTTGTAGACGCTACAGGTGACGGTACCCTGTCTTATTTAGCAGGTGCAGGGTATATGTGCGGCCGTGAAGGAAAATCGGTATTCGGTGAGAGATTTGCTCCGTACGAATCAGATAGTGTAACAATGGGAAATACCCTCTTATTTAAAGCAGTTGATTTCGGAAAATCAGTACCCTTTGAAAAACCTTTTTGGGCTAATAGCTATACAGAAGAAGATCTGAAATTCAGAGATCATGATGAAATTACCTATGGTTACTGGTGGATAGAATTGGGGGGAGACAGTCTGGATATCGTTGCTGATGGTGAAGTAATTCGAGATGATCTTCTTAAGGCCGTTTATGGAGTATGGGACCATATCAAAAACAACGGAGACCATAAGGCCGATAACTTTGTACTTGACTGGGTAGGATTCTTACCCGGAAAACGAGAAAGCAGAAGGATTATAGGTGACTATATACTAAAGGAACCGGATTTGCTGGAAGGAAGAATCTTTGAAGATGCAGTGGCTTATGGCGGCTGGCCCATGGATATGCATGTTGCCGGTGGATTAAAAACAAAGCTTCAACCCACTGATTATATCCATTTGGACAAAATATATACGATTCCATATAGAAGCCTATATTCAAAGGATATTAAGAACCTTATGCTTGCCGGACGGGCCATAAGTTCTTCCCATATGGCCTTTGGATCAAATCGGGTTATGGCTACTTGTTCCGTGGTTGGGCAGGCTGTGGGAACTGCAGGAGCTATCGCAATTGAAAAAGGATTAAGCCCGGCTGAAGTATCACTATATATCAAGGAGTTACAGCAAAAACTAATAAAAGATGACTGTTACATTCCAGGATTCAAGAATGAGGATGAATCAGACATTGCAAAAACTGCAATTATATCATGCTCTTCCGCTATAGAAGAGGGTAACTGTGAAAATGTAATAAACGGTATATCCCGAAAGGTAAAAGAGCAATCCAACTGCTGGATTTCTGAGGAAATAGCTTCAGGCGGAGAATGGTTGAGTCTTGTATTTAATTCGGCTGTCAATGTTAAAGAAATTCATCTGAAATTTGACTCTAACCTAAGTAAGGAAATCATGTTATCTATGTCACATCGTACTAATTTAAATCAAGTGCCCGGAATACCACCAGAATTGGTAAAAGATTATGAAATTAATTATTACCTAAATGGTAAAAAGATATATACAGAAAAGGTTTCTGATAATTACTACAGGTTAAAGATTCATAAGCTTGAAAATCCGTTAGAATGCGATAAAATAACGGTAAAGGTATTGGCAACAAACGGGGACAAGTATGCACGAATATTTGAAATAAGAGTATATTAA
- a CDS encoding helix-turn-helix domain-containing protein, translating into MPKQAYSVLTDYLKQISYEFGIAICINDFSGFLFHDRELTELLQPFMIHGNPYCMMIKSDKALWDKCQSMKKPIAEKCRVQKGTFYGMCHAGVEEYIVPITCNGQLIGTINAGVFCSHTKVGERFVKRISQSSALNETALLKLYYSSLNMKIPGIEKINSLLGIAAEYIARIYSDISLSHPDVLNNLRYNSSEDNILGHTLAFVKKNYKNQISVQDIAHSCHCSESYINHTFKKKMQINVKSYINQLRVEDAKTYLSGTDLPVKTIASFLGFNDSNYFCKVFSEICGEPPTQFRKNK; encoded by the coding sequence ATGCCAAAACAGGCTTATTCGGTATTAACGGATTATCTGAAACAAATCTCTTATGAGTTTGGAATTGCTATATGTATCAATGATTTTTCTGGTTTTCTGTTCCATGACCGGGAGCTGACCGAGCTTCTACAACCCTTTATGATTCACGGAAATCCTTACTGCATGATGATAAAATCAGATAAAGCTCTTTGGGATAAATGCCAAAGTATGAAAAAACCTATTGCAGAAAAATGCAGGGTACAAAAGGGCACTTTCTATGGAATGTGTCATGCAGGTGTTGAAGAATATATAGTGCCGATTACTTGCAATGGTCAATTAATCGGTACCATAAATGCAGGTGTGTTCTGTTCACATACGAAAGTAGGTGAACGATTTGTTAAGAGAATTTCACAGTCTTCTGCATTAAATGAGACCGCCCTTTTGAAGTTGTATTATTCGTCCTTAAATATGAAAATACCGGGGATTGAAAAAATAAACAGCCTTTTAGGCATTGCAGCAGAGTATATAGCGAGAATTTATTCTGATATTTCCTTGTCTCATCCTGATGTGTTAAACAATCTCAGGTACAATTCAAGTGAAGATAATATCCTGGGACATACTCTTGCGTTTGTCAAAAAAAACTATAAAAATCAGATATCAGTGCAGGATATTGCCCATTCATGCCATTGCAGTGAATCTTATATCAATCATACTTTTAAAAAGAAAATGCAAATTAATGTTAAATCATATATAAACCAGCTGAGAGTAGAGGATGCAAAGACATATCTATCAGGGACCGACTTGCCTGTTAAAACAATAGCATCTTTTCTAGGATTTAACGATTCAAATTATTTTTGTAAAGTATTTTCAGAAATATGCGGTGAGCCGCCAACTCAGTTCAGAAAAAATAAGTAA
- a CDS encoding helix-turn-helix domain-containing protein, translating to MDDDILTLEQACTFLGVGERTLLKMLNEEHIPARKIGREWRFSKSALTNWVASGDSYEYAKKEELYEVFKDTNGNYEILLESISEEISNIRTNRNISVLLNDVPPGIEIPDNITFRVSYKQKRELEKLDFKLFWPLREDLKQITKENK from the coding sequence ATGGATGATGATATTTTAACGTTAGAACAAGCATGTACCTTTTTAGGGGTAGGTGAAAGAACGCTGTTAAAAATGCTAAATGAAGAACATATACCAGCTAGAAAGATAGGCAGAGAATGGAGATTTAGTAAGTCTGCCCTTACAAACTGGGTTGCATCCGGGGACTCCTATGAATATGCCAAAAAAGAAGAACTGTATGAAGTGTTTAAAGATACCAACGGAAATTATGAGATTTTGCTGGAAAGTATTTCAGAGGAAATCTCAAATATTAGAACTAACAGAAATATCAGTGTTTTACTAAATGATGTTCCTCCCGGAATTGAAATTCCGGATAATATCACCTTTAGGGTTAGTTATAAGCAGAAAAGAGAGCTCGAAAAACTGGATTTTAAACTATTTTGGCCCTTAAGAGAAGATCTGAAGCAAATTACAAAGGAAAACAAATAG